One window of Cygnus atratus isolate AKBS03 ecotype Queensland, Australia chromosome 17, CAtr_DNAZoo_HiC_assembly, whole genome shotgun sequence genomic DNA carries:
- the PGAM5 gene encoding serine/threonine-protein phosphatase PGAM5, mitochondrial isoform X1 — MSFRRALALAACGLAGGSVLFSAVAVGKPPARSGGGDTEPRPGTAAVPAAPAAPQGLLLLPPAAAAASCPPAAGWIERAGGTGGYWDSNWDRREPLALINLKKKNEETGEEELASRLDHCKAKATRHIFLIRHSQYNLDGRADKDRTLTPLGREQAELTGRRLASLGLKFDQIIHSSMTRATETTEIISKYLPGVKKISTDLLREGAPIEPDPPVSHWKPEAVQYYEDGARIEAAFRNFIHRADAKQEEDSYEIFVCHANVIRYIVCRALQFPPEGWLRMSLNNGSITHLVIRPNGRVALRTLGDTGFMPPDKITRT; from the exons atgtcGTTCCGCCGCGCCTTGGCGCTGGCCGCCTGCGGGCTGGCCGGGGGCTCCGTGCTCTTCTCTGCCGTGGCCGTGGGCAAGCCGCCGGCTCGGAGCGGGGGAGGCGACACCGAGCCGCGGCCGGGGACCGCCGCCGTGCCCGCCGCTCCCGCCGCGCCTcagggcttgctgctgctgccgcccgccgccgccgccgcctcctgcccGCCGGCCGCCGGCTGGATCGAGAGAGCGGGGGGCACCGGCGGCTACTGGGACAGCAACTGGGACAG ACGTGAACCACTGGCTCTGATCAacctcaagaagaaaaatgaagaaactggGGAAGAAGAACTTGCCTCCCGATTAGATCACTGCAAAGCAAAAGCCACCAGGCACATCTTCCTCATCCGTCATTCACAATACAATTTAGATGGCCGGGCTGATAAAGATAGAACTCTGACCCCACTTG gtcgAGAGCAGGCTGAATTGACAGGACGCAGGCTAGCAAGCTTGGGGTTGAAATTTGATCAGATTATCCACTCCTCCATGACAAGAGCAACTGAAACAACTGAAATCATAAGCAAATACCTCCCAG gagTCAAAAAAATTAGTACTGATCTGCTGAGAGAGGGAGCGCCTATAGAACCAGACCCTCCAGTCTCTCACTGGAAACCAGAAGCTGTG CAGTATTACGAAGATGGAGCTCGAATTGAGGCTGCATTTCGAAACTTTATTCATAGAGCTGATGCAAAGCAGGAAGAAGACAGCTATGAGATCTTTGTCTGTCATGCCAACGTGATCCGCTACATTGTCTGCAG aGCATTGCAGTTCCCCCCAGAAGGCTGGCTGCGAATGTCTCTTAACAATGGCAGTATAACTCACTTGGTGATACGGCCAAATGGAAGAGTGGCACTTCGAACACTGGGTGACACAGGTTTCATGCCTCCAGATAAAATCACGCGTACCTGA
- the PGAM5 gene encoding serine/threonine-protein phosphatase PGAM5, mitochondrial isoform X2, protein MSFRRALALAACGLAGGSVLFSAVAVGKPPARSGGGDTEPRPGTAAVPAAPAAPQGLLLLPPAAAAASCPPAAGWIERAGGTGGYWDSNWDRREPLALINLKKKNEETGEEELASRLDHCKAKATRHIFLIRHSQYNLDGRADKDRTLTPLGREQAELTGRRLASLGLKFDQIIHSSMTRATETTEIISKYLPGVKKISTDLLREGAPIEPDPPVSHWKPEAVYYEDGARIEAAFRNFIHRADAKQEEDSYEIFVCHANVIRYIVCRALQFPPEGWLRMSLNNGSITHLVIRPNGRVALRTLGDTGFMPPDKITRT, encoded by the exons atgtcGTTCCGCCGCGCCTTGGCGCTGGCCGCCTGCGGGCTGGCCGGGGGCTCCGTGCTCTTCTCTGCCGTGGCCGTGGGCAAGCCGCCGGCTCGGAGCGGGGGAGGCGACACCGAGCCGCGGCCGGGGACCGCCGCCGTGCCCGCCGCTCCCGCCGCGCCTcagggcttgctgctgctgccgcccgccgccgccgccgcctcctgcccGCCGGCCGCCGGCTGGATCGAGAGAGCGGGGGGCACCGGCGGCTACTGGGACAGCAACTGGGACAG ACGTGAACCACTGGCTCTGATCAacctcaagaagaaaaatgaagaaactggGGAAGAAGAACTTGCCTCCCGATTAGATCACTGCAAAGCAAAAGCCACCAGGCACATCTTCCTCATCCGTCATTCACAATACAATTTAGATGGCCGGGCTGATAAAGATAGAACTCTGACCCCACTTG gtcgAGAGCAGGCTGAATTGACAGGACGCAGGCTAGCAAGCTTGGGGTTGAAATTTGATCAGATTATCCACTCCTCCATGACAAGAGCAACTGAAACAACTGAAATCATAAGCAAATACCTCCCAG gagTCAAAAAAATTAGTACTGATCTGCTGAGAGAGGGAGCGCCTATAGAACCAGACCCTCCAGTCTCTCACTGGAAACCAGAAGCTGTG TATTACGAAGATGGAGCTCGAATTGAGGCTGCATTTCGAAACTTTATTCATAGAGCTGATGCAAAGCAGGAAGAAGACAGCTATGAGATCTTTGTCTGTCATGCCAACGTGATCCGCTACATTGTCTGCAG aGCATTGCAGTTCCCCCCAGAAGGCTGGCTGCGAATGTCTCTTAACAATGGCAGTATAACTCACTTGGTGATACGGCCAAATGGAAGAGTGGCACTTCGAACACTGGGTGACACAGGTTTCATGCCTCCAGATAAAATCACGCGTACCTGA